The Triticum urartu cultivar G1812 chromosome 5, Tu2.1, whole genome shotgun sequence genome contains the following window.
TCTTCTTCTTAAAGGGAGTACATTATTTTAGTTACACTATGCGTAAATTATAGGAGAATGCGAAAAATGCATTATTATATGCTTATTCTCTGCATATTTCAAAAAGTGCAATTTcagtacaaattgtgtgcaagaTTTGAAAGTTTTTTCTTTTGCATTTTATTTCTTCTTAAAGAGTTTCATTCTTTCTTAGTAAACTTCATTACTTTGATTTTGTTTTAGGTTTTTTTTCTGAAATGGTAATACCAATGCCACGAATTCATTCTTTCATAGAAAACTTCATTTTCTTATTGTTTTATTTGTATTTCATTTTTTATTTTGCTTTAGTTTtcactaatatatatatatttatttatttatttatttattcttgCATATTATAAAAATGCAATTTCTATGTAAGTTATCTGCAATTTTTTTCATCATTTGTTTAATTTATTTTCCATGTTCCTTCTTTCTGAATGGTAATACCAATGCCAATGATTTGTGCGAATTTAATTCCTTTCTCTTTAAAAATCTCCTTTAGTTTTGTATTAGTTTTAGTATTAATTATGCTCCATCCGCACAACCAAAAAGCTAATGATGAGTGTGTGTGGTGCTTGTGTGTGTATGCATGTGGGTGTGTCTGTATGTTTATGTGCGCATGGCGCCTATATGTACGTGCTCTTGCATCACAACCTAACATAGTTTCAGCCGCTAAAGTCCATAGTATTCATGCATGCTTTGAGATGAATATATGAGGCTACAAGGTGGTTAAGAAAAAAAGTGACCAGACGATTTTGTGACCGTCCGATTCTGCTTGGAGATTTGtgttcttttctttttttctataTCATTTTGATGGTGAGTTGGGCTATGTGGAATCGATTGACCCCTATTTGTGGAAATTTAATTCTGTCTTTTGTAGGTATTTTTGCTTCattttttatttctatttatGTTTCTATGTGTTTATTCTTTTTTTCTTTCATTTATTGTTTTTTTGTGGGTTTTTGGCTGAGTGTAATTATATACAAACAAATACTATATAACATTTTCCAAAATTTCATGATTATATGATTATTCTTGCATATTACGTAAAGTGCAATTTCGGTGCAAAGTTGTGCGcaagtttttctttattttctGACTTCTTAAAGGAAATACATTATTTCAGTTACACTATGTGTAAACTATAGTAGAATGAGAAACATGCACTATTATATGCTTATTCTTTGCATATTTCAAAAAGTGCAATGTAAGTGCAAATTGTTGTGTAAGTTTCGAaagttttttctttttcattttctttttcttaAAGGGTTTCATTCTTTCTTAGAAAACTtcattattttgatttttttatgGGTAATATCAATTTATTCCTTCATAGGAAAATAATTTTTCACAAAAATTTACTATTATATGCTTTTCATGTTACAAAAGGGGCATTTTTGTGCAAATTGTATGCAATTttttcatcatcttcttcttaaatggtaataccaatgccactaatCATTTCTTCTTGAAAAAAATTTATTGCGAAAATTCACTTATTATATGCTTATTCTTGCATATTATTAAAAAACATAATTTTAGCGTAAACTTTGTGCAATTTTTTGAtcatttattttttattttgtttaTTCTTAAAGGGTACTAGCTATAGCACTAATTCATTCTTCCTTAGGAAAcaaaattattatttttttaaatATCTTTTGTATTTTTTTACGGGTAATACCAATGCGACTAATTCATTTTTCGTATACAACTTATCTTTTGCAAAAATTTCACTATTATATTCTTATTGTTGCATATTAAGAAAAGCCGCAATTTATGTGTAAATTATGCACAAATTTTGTCAttaaattttattttttgttcttTCTTCTTAAAGGGCAGTCCCAATGTTCGTAATTCATTATATCTTAGaaagtttatttttattttaggCTCGATTGAATAGGGACGTGCATGATTGTCGCTTGAATATTACACAGGAGAATTAGATTATGTTACGTACGTATAGTTGCCACCATAAGAATAAGATTAGTTAGTTTCCGTTAAAAAATGTTCTGATACGTACATCCGGACGCAGCAAGGAAGAAATACATGCATGCGTGAAGTGAAATGAGCAGTTGGATGATGAAGTGAGCAGGTAGTACTGGAACGGTCGAGTAGAGCAGATCGACTGAAAACGTTATTGGTCAGTCGACTGACCGGAAAACAAAAATCAGTCTACTGACACCTGGCCTGTCCCAACCCCTACACCGGCCGAAAGAACACCCTTGTTAGTAGGGGTCAGTCAGTTGGGTGTTGAAGCGTTCCTGCGGCTAAGCGATCCGCTCTTCTCTGCTGCTGTCGCCGTGGCCTCGCCGCAGTCAGACCCAGCCAAATATAGAGCCCTCTCTCCGTGATCCGCGAATGAAGCTCTATTTACACACCATCTGGCCGGCCGCCGGCGAGACCACGACTGAAGAAGACGACGAAGAAGATGGCGGGCCGGGCGCTGCTCATcctcgccgccgtcctcctcctctgCGCCGCCGAGTGCCGCCTCGTCCACGCATGGAAGAGGGTATGTAAGCAAATCTGCAAACGACGAACGCCGTCGTTGCATGTTTCTTTCGCCTTCATTTCATCCTCTTGGCCTGATCCATACACGCGCAGTCGTACGTGGTATACCTGGGAGCGCACCCTTATGGGCGCGAGGCGACGGCGGAGGACCACGCGCGCGCCACCGAGTCGCACCATGAGCTCCTCGCCTCGGTCGTCGGGAGCAAGCAGGCGGCCAAGGACGCCATCTTCTACTCCTACAACAAGAACATCAATGGCTTCGCCGCGTATCTCGAGGAGGAGGTGGCCACCCAGATGGCAAGTAAGGCAGCCATTCCCATTCCTTCATTACTCAAGAACATCAATGGCTTCGCCGCCTATCTCTTTTACTACAGTTTCCCCTTGATTGATTGACTGATTGATTGGTTGGGTGATGGATGGAGAGCAGAGCATCCGGATGTGCTGACGGTGATGCCGAGCAAGATGATGAAGCTGCACACGACCAGGTCATGGGGCTTCATGGACATGGAGAGGGGCGGCCAGGTGCTCCCGGACTCCATCTGGAAGCACGGCAGGTTCGGCCAGGACGTCATCATCGCCAGCCTCGACAGCGGCGTGTGGCCGGAATCCAACAGCTTCAACGACGAGGGCATGGCCCCGGTGCCCAAGCGCTGGAAGGGCTCCTGCACCGACACCGCCAAGTACGGGGTGCCCTGCAACAAGAAGCTCATCGGCGCCAAGTACTTCAACAAGGACATGCTGCTGTCGCACCCGGCCGTGGTGGACCGCAACTGGACGCGCGACACCGAGGGCCACGGCACGCACACGCTCTCCACCGCCGCCGGCCGCTTCGTGCCGCGCGCCAGCCTCTTCGGCTACGCCAACGGCACCGCCAAGGGCGGCGCCCCGCGCGCCCGCGTCGCCGTCTACAAGGTCTGCTGGACCGGGGAGTGCGCCACCGCCGACGTCATCGCCGGCTTCGAGGCCGCCGTCCACGACGGCGCCGACGTCATCACCGTCTCCTTCGGCGTCGACGCGCCCCTCGCCGACGCCAGCTCCTACTTCCACGAGGCCGTCACCCTCGGCTCCCTCCACGCCACCATCCACGGCGTCGCCGTCGTCTGCTCCGGGGGCAACCAAGGGCCCTTCGAGGACACCGTCGTCAACTCCGCGCCATGGGTCACCACCGTCGCCGCCAGCACCGTCGACAGGGACTTTCCCGACCAGCTCACCCTCGGCAACAACGCCACCATGAGGGGGATAAGCCTTGAGGCATCCGACCTTCACTCCGACAAGCTCTTCCCGCTCATCAACGCAAGCAGCGCCGCGCTCCCCAACTGCACCGTCAACCTCGCCACAAACTGCGCCACGGGCTGCCTTGACCCGGCCAAGGTCAAGGGCAAGATCGTCGTGTGCGTCCGCGGCGGGGATGTCCCGCGGGTCATGATGGGGATGACCGTCCTCAACGCCGGCGGCGTCGGGATGATCCTTGCCAACGGCGAGATGGACGGCAACGACATCCAAGCCGACCCGCACGTGCTCCCGGCCACAATGATCACCTACACCGAGGCCGTCTCTCTCTACAACTACATGTCCTCCACCTCTGACCCGGCCGCCAACATCTCGCCTTCCAAGACGGAGCTCGGCGTCAAGAACTCGCCATCCATCGCCGCCTTCTCCGCTCACGGGCCAAGCGGCACGCTGCCCTACGTCCTCAAGCCGGACGTCGCCGCACCGGGGGTGGACATCCTCGCCGCCTTCACTGAGTACGTCAGCCCCACCGAGGTGGCCGCCGACAAGCGCCGCTCCGAGTACGCCATCATGTCCGGCACCTCCATGGCGTGCCCGCACGTCTCCGGTGTCATGGGCCTCCTCAAGGCGGCGCACCCCAACTGGAGCCCCGCTATGATGCGATCCGCGGTCATGACCACTGCGCGCACCCAGGACAACACCGGCGCGCCCATGCGCGAGATGGACGGCAAGGAGGCCACCCCTTTCGCCTACGGCTCCGGCAACGTGCACCCGAACCGCGCCGTTGACCCGGGCCTCGTCTACGACATCACCCCCAACGGCTACTTCACCTTCCTCTGCTCGCTCGGCTTCTCCACCAAGGACCTGAGCAGGCTCAGCTCCGGCAAGTTTACATGCCCGGCCAAGCCGCCGCCCATGGAGGACCTCAACTACCCATCCATTGCGGTGCCGGCGCTGCGCCGCAGGATGACGATCAAGCGGCGGCTCAAGAACGTGGGCCGACCCGGGACATACCGCGCATCGTGGCGCGCGCCTTTTGGGGTCAACATGACCGTTGACCCGACGGTGCTCGTATTCGAGAAGGCCGGCGAGGAGAAGGAGTTCAAGGTGAAGGTGGCGTCGGAAAAGGACAAACTCGGGAGGGGCTACGTCTTTGGGAAGCTCGTCTGGTCTGATGGGACCCACTATGTCAGGAGCCCCATCGTGGTAAATGCCCTCGATTGAGATTTTCTTTTTTGTGGTGTTGTGTAGCCCAAGGGAAGGAAGTGCCAAGAGTTTAGGAATTTTCTTTTTTAGTTTATTACTGAGAATGAGATGAGTTTAGGTTTTAGTAGCTCTCCTGGTTGCTAATAAACGCTGAATCTATTTTGGCTCTAGAGTGTAAATAAAGTGCAAAGTTTCCTTTCTTGTAAATTCCCCCTTGCTAGATATTGTGGTTGATGGAATTTTCTTTACGCGTTCTCCTCTAATTCGATTTCAACTGAAAATATTGTTCATAATCAAAACTTTAAATTGTCACTTCATTACAAACAATGCTCTATATTTACAGAAATACTAATTGGCGAACATTCCATGGGAGGGGAATATTTTGTATGTTGGTGCTTAAAATAGAGAatatatatgaaggatatcaagGCCAGAAGCCTACTGAACTAGCATGCCCTAAAAAGGTTAACAAACAAATTGTCATCAAACGCACTATTGAAATAGCATACCCTAAAAAGGTTAACAAACAAATTACCATCGAACACAAAGCGAAATGGAAAAAGAAGGGACCTATGTCTGCAGTATATGTTGGGATACAATACTCTTTGGACTATCTTTTCATGCCTCCCAAGTTTATGACGATGATCATTTGTTTTGAGAGCATTGACGGGGCTAGTGGTCATAACTGTTGGGAAATGCGGTATGCGGGAAGGTGTCTTTGCAACATTGTGACTGAGAATTCAGATATGTTAGGTCATAGGTGAGACGATGATGATGCCACAGCTGCGACTGCAGGTGCTTAGGGGGTGATTTGTCTATGTGTTGTACTTGGTAGGCTTTCCGATGTGACTTGTTTTTGCCGCAATCTTTGTTTATCGGTAGGTATGTTACGAGGTGTTTCACATGTTTTTCTCAAATGTAATCGGGCCTTGTAGGATTTTCCAACCAAGTTTTTCTTGTAACAGATCATTTCTCCCTTGGCTAGATTTTCTGAATTTTCTTTGGCGATAAATAACTCATCGATGGTTGTTCCATCAAAAAGGAAGTTATCCGAGTACACGGGTCTTGATGACCCTAAGCCTACCAAAACTGTTTTTCTTCCAACCCCGCCAATAATATAATCTCGCAGCCAAGCCCTCAACATTCTTGCAGCCAACACCCTAAAGTTTCGGTATGCTTATAAACAAGGCCAAAATTTCGACAAGTCGTGTGAAATTTCACCGGAAATTTTGGCAGCATAACAGTTACGTTGGAGGAGAGTTGGGGGAGAATCGCATGCCCAGCGGCATAAAAAATTGCTCCACGACCATGCATGCCTTCCATTCCGTAGTATTTCACATGGAAGAGAAACACGGCCAGCATTTTTTGGCaacaactactccctccatcccataatataagatatTTTTGTAAGCTATGTTAGCTTGTAAAAACGTCTTACCTTATGAGACATAGGGAGTGGTATATTTTATATTGTCTGCTGAAACCCTTGTGCCAGAACCTCGTACCACAACTGTTTTAATGACATTTTTGGCAAGCTCAGGGTCATTCCTTCAGGAAATAATGTCGGGTGATTGAACAAGACAATCTATGTGTCTTGCTCTGCTCTCATCCGGCCATTTGAATTAGAATATTTGGGCTATGCACATACATGCCGAGCAAGGACACTCAAATATTTGGACTTTAAATATGAGCAATCATTTGTTTAAAAAGATTCAGAAACAAACTACATCATGGAAATAACAAGTACATATATGACAATAGCTTTCGTTATTTTCTACTTATCATGCATGGCTCAACATTCGCTCGTTTCCGATATGTAAATAAAGCATGCAAAAACATCTCCTGTTCTAATACATCGGGACGGTTTGTGGTAACATTTAGCATGCAAAAACATCACATTCTCATGGTACATCTCCTGTTCTAACAAAACTGGACAGTTTGTAGTAACATTTAGCATGCAAAAACTAGATCAAGCCTAAAACAAGTGTATTCTTCCTGAGAGTGAGATTGCTGCTACCAGTTATTTGTTATGGTGTATATTCATACCCCTAAGAGTTGCATCTCATCTGTAACCATTCTCTACTGCACTTCCAAGTCAATACAAGATGGTGTTCTGCTTTTATACTACAGAATTAGCGCATATTAGACCGGATTGTTGAACATCAAGAATTGAACTTTGGACAGTAAATTGCATATGTTCTGCTTGTAGTAACATTTAGCATACAGAAACATCTCCTATTCTAATAAAGTTGGACAGTTGGCAACAACATTTAGCATGCAAAAACATCTCCTATTCTAATACAACTGGACATATGGTAATAACATTTAGCACGCAGAAAAAAGATCAGGCACAAATCAAGTGTATTCTTGATGAGAGTTAGGTTGCTGCTCTTGAAGTCCAGTTATTTGTTATGATGTATATGCATACCCTGACAGGTAAATCTAATCTGTAACCATTCTCTGCTGCACTTCCAGGTCAATACAACGTATTTTGCTTTTATACTACAGAACTAGCGCAGATTAGATCAGAATGCTGGACAACAAGAACTGAACTTTGGACACTAAATTGCAGGTGTGTTGTGACTCTGCAATCTTCTTATAAGGCAGCAATGTATTGGGGAGTGTACGTGTCATGGACTATTGGCTCGACAGGAAAATTCACTTCCTTGTAACAACTTTAAAAACAAACACATGATTCTTTCCGCTAACCTAAGCTTGCATTTGGCTTTTCTGGATCTTgtaaacaaacaaacaaacaaacaaacgtGAGTTGGCTCTAATCCTCGGCAAGAACATACCTCCATCAGTATCCCTCTGTATTCCCACAACTTGGTGCCCGCATCTCTGCCTAGGTGTGTGTCCCGTAGAACCATCTGCATC
Protein-coding sequences here:
- the LOC125555494 gene encoding subtilisin-like protease SBT5.3 codes for the protein MAGRALLILAAVLLLCAAECRLVHAWKRSYVVYLGAHPYGREATAEDHARATESHHELLASVVGSKQAAKDAIFYSYNKNINGFAAYLEEEVATQMAKHPDVLTVMPSKMMKLHTTRSWGFMDMERGGQVLPDSIWKHGRFGQDVIIASLDSGVWPESNSFNDEGMAPVPKRWKGSCTDTAKYGVPCNKKLIGAKYFNKDMLLSHPAVVDRNWTRDTEGHGTHTLSTAAGRFVPRASLFGYANGTAKGGAPRARVAVYKVCWTGECATADVIAGFEAAVHDGADVITVSFGVDAPLADASSYFHEAVTLGSLHATIHGVAVVCSGGNQGPFEDTVVNSAPWVTTVAASTVDRDFPDQLTLGNNATMRGISLEASDLHSDKLFPLINASSAALPNCTVNLATNCATGCLDPAKVKGKIVVCVRGGDVPRVMMGMTVLNAGGVGMILANGEMDGNDIQADPHVLPATMITYTEAVSLYNYMSSTSDPAANISPSKTELGVKNSPSIAAFSAHGPSGTLPYVLKPDVAAPGVDILAAFTEYVSPTEVAADKRRSEYAIMSGTSMACPHVSGVMGLLKAAHPNWSPAMMRSAVMTTARTQDNTGAPMREMDGKEATPFAYGSGNVHPNRAVDPGLVYDITPNGYFTFLCSLGFSTKDLSRLSSGKFTCPAKPPPMEDLNYPSIAVPALRRRMTIKRRLKNVGRPGTYRASWRAPFGVNMTVDPTVLVFEKAGEEKEFKVKVASEKDKLGRGYVFGKLVWSDGTHYVRSPIVVNALD